The following nucleotide sequence is from Salvia splendens isolate huo1 chromosome 2, SspV2, whole genome shotgun sequence.
GATCCTACAGTGAAGGAGAGCCTCATAGTTGATGCTAGCAACAAATTTTTCACTGTTATTCCTTCAATCCATCCGCATGTTATTAAGGATGAGGATGACTTTAAACTAAAGGTACATTGTGATGCTCCTAACTCTGTTTTGTCATTGGTTATTATTCTGTTGAGTCTCGTTGAAACTCATGCTAGTGTTCCCTTTGTATTTCGAAGCTATTTTATGTTATTACCTTAGACCGTGCACTATCAATATGCAGCGGTAAAAATGACTTGTGCATCTTGTCTGCATATGCTAACTTTCTTTTCTGTGATATGAGCTGGTGATGACTCATGTTATCATTGTATCTGAAGCACATATTAAAAAGAACCAAGACGATTCAGAAGATATTGATTAGTAATAGTTTGGAGAAGTTGCAAGGACAATGTTTAACCAGCAAAAATTCTTTGCTAATTTGTTACTTGGAAAATGACGCTTGAATGGATGGCTTCATTCGATTGTAACATGGTAAATCAACAACTTTAAATTATAGAATTGACCACATCCTGCCAAATTTTCATTTCTAACTTAAACCAAATGCAGCTTACTTTCACTACTTTATTATGATGACAAGCTGAACAAAGCAATCCAATGATTCCATTAGGCTCTCCCTTATCCTGTAGTGTCTGTTAAAatatcttcttccattctccgTTTATTCTGACTATTAGCACCTTTATTATAGGTCCAATCTATTAACTTAAAATATAGTTACGTATACATCTATTACCTTTAAAGGGTGAAGCTATGTGTTCTCTGCTTAAAGAAAAACTATTTCTGTATTGTAAGTAAATGGCTTGAATATGGAGTGTTACGTTCTTGTATAGAAACCTTTTAAATGAGTGGAGTACTTTTGATTGAAATAATGAAGTCATTTGACTTGTAAAACACTTAACATGATTGATATCGTCATTGTTTATTTggtttatgtactttttttggCATTTCAGTAGCACTTTTACTCTCTTTCTTCAGGTGAAGATGCTGGAAGCACTCCAGGATATTGAAATAGCTTCAAAACTGGTTGGTTTTGATGCCAATACTGATGAATCTATTGATGAGAAGTACGAGAAACTATGCTGCCATGTTTCTCCACTTTCTCATGACAGTGAAGAGTTCCGACTGATTAAAAAGTATCTGCAGGCTACACATGCTCCTACTCACACAGTGGGTTATTTTCCCTATCTACTCCCCCCCTTTGCTGCATATTATTGGGAAGCACTATTGGCATTCTCTAATTTGTCCGCGTCActccattttttgtttttttctgtcCATTAAAATGCAGGTGTGTATCTACCTATGTACATGAACAGTAAATTCTGATTTTACCTCAATCCACAGGAATGGGCACTTGAATTGGAGGAAGTATTTTCTCTTGAAAGACAAGGAGAAATGGACAAGTATGCTCCTTATCGATCAAAACTCAAAAACCAGATGCTTCTCTGGCATGGTGGGTTTGTCTATGCATAATTTTAACTCAGCTACTGAGGATATGCTTAGGAAATTGTATATAATATTCTGTTTTTTACAGGATCAAGATTGACCAACTTCGTTGGTATCCTTAGCCAAGGATTACGAATTGCGCCTCCCGAAGCCCCAGCAACTGGCTATATGGTTCTCTTATGACACTCATATTGTTTTAGTTGTAAAGGTTTAGTCAGTAAGCTTCATCCACTTACTTAAAAAGGTTTAATGATTTGCAGTTCGGGAAGGGAGTTTACTTTGCTGACTTGGTCAGTAAAAGTGCTCAATACTGTTTCACCGACAAGAAAAATCCCGTGGGACTAATGCTTCTCAGTGAAGTTGCCTTGGGCGACGTTTATGAACTAACAAAGGCGCAGGTAACATGAAGTTCATATTTTCCACAATGCTATCCTTGGCTTTACTCATTCAAACATACAAGTCATTACACATTTGATGCTAAGTACACTCTCTTAACGTATTTGTTGTATTACAGTATATCGACAAGCCTCCTAAAGGAAAGCACTCTACTAAAGGCCTTGGCAAGAAAGTGCCTTTAGAATCAGAATTTGTCAAATGGAGGGATGATGTCGTTGTACCTTGTGGAAAACCAGTGGATTCGAAAGTGAGGGCGTCAGAGCTTATGTACAATGAATATATCGTCTATAATACAGCTCAAGTAAGTGTTTCGACACCAGATGCTTTCTTGGTGTTGCAGTTCAATCTGTCATTGTAAGGATGGATTCTTTTCTGCACATCTCGATTGTCATCGACACTTTGATGCTATGTTTTTCAATGTGAATTGTGAACATATCGATTTTACATGTTTCCTCCGCAGGTTAAGATGCAGTTCTTACTGAAAGTGAGGTTTCATCACAAGAGGTGAGACCTAATTTCATGGTAGTTAGTTCCTAGCTCGACCTGTACAGTAGTACCGTGGAGAAGGAATCATGCCCTTCTTTTTTGTCTTCGTTCTAGACATTCCTCGAATGTGTGTGTGTCCATGCAACGGTCGACTGGTCTTGTTTCTTTTTCAGCAATGGGAATACGAGTTACATCTCATTTTGGGGTTAGCTGGAGATGTAACTCATATTTTGCTTGTATTAATGATGCTTCTTTAACTCCATATGCCTAAATCTATAGTATTAATTAAGACATTGCATCACATTTAGCCAAATTATTGCACCACCACATAATGCAGGAAATATTAGTACTGGCACTGGTGATCAAGGAAAATGTATACATGCATGTTGGAATGAACCAAAAATTTCTCACTAGAGGAAAATCTATTCTATTGAAGTTAggcttttttttattgttaaataaataaaaatttaaagatGAGAAGATTTagttattgttaattattttgatGGAGAACAAAATGATTGTGTAGGATCTTGTGACAACTCACACGTGCGCTTCCGGCTTATCTTCTAGATATGTATGCCTATGTCCGTGTTATATGAACTATActaaataatcatgttttccCTATCCCAATAATTGTGcctagtaaaataaaaaattagtagtaCAAACTTTGAAACAACTTCAAGAATTTTATATCAGAGCCAATCGAgttgtataatatttatatttaattagttatgTCTTAACAATAAATTTGTTAGATTCTAGAATCAATTATTCACGATATCTTTTTCTCTACAGTCGTAGGAATGTGTATTTCATtgacactacaaaaaaaatttcgtttaagaacacaaaaattgaatcacaatgtttgaaaatttttaaataatcataatttaGAACGCATAAAAAAGCGTCCCTAAATTGAGGGCAAATTATCTTAATTATTTACTCTCGTATGACGTTTCTATTTGTGTTTCCTAATTTAGGTAGGACACTATAAGGACACTTTATGAAGCTATGGTGGTATAATTAGACATACAAATTAGCGTccttaatagcattaaaaatTATCtttattggattttttttattgtaatgtGCACACGTGTCATCTATTTAGCATGATCATTTTATAATTGCTATATCATAGAAGTATAATAAAGGAGTaatgatgtgaatcaaataGTATATCTTTATTCCCATTGCTTTATGTGATTTATATGGTTTGATGCTCacaaaagtatgttttatggtgtaggaagcGGAATGCATGGTGAAACGGGACATGGAATGAAGCTCGAATTCAGAACAAGGTCATTGAAAAAAAGTCGTGACAGACTGCCCAATTTGACAGACTGCGCGTCGCGAGTCCAGAATGCCCTCAAAATGAGGCACCCGGCTGGGTGAATTTCGTGCATAATAATGGAACCCGGCTGAGTGACGCGTCTAAAGCACGAGAGTTCCAGTAAGCAATCAAAAATGGGCACCCGACCGAGTGATTTTTATGCCCAATAATTCACCCGACTGGGTAGGATGAAGCAATAACCACCAAATTCAGTTTTCAAATAGTTTGGAGGCAGTTTTGGGAGGTTATTGGGACATTCCAGACGAAAAAAAGAGAggggaaaagagagagagaaagagaggaggaagaagggaAGGAAGAAATTCCGGTCAATATTCCAACGATCCATCTCCAAATCCAAATTCCACTCAATGAGAGCATGATTCCTATggtttttatttcaaattccaccatgtgtttaggctaaacTCTTTATGtcgctccaagttgtaatctaggctttgtATGGATGTTTCTACACCGTTGAATTCATGTGTTTTATTACCAACAATGTGCTCAATgtttattcactatgttttttgctaataatgtagtgttgttatttcctttgctattgtctctttaacatagtttaagaatgtttgattgttggcatGCTATTGAAATAGAATTGTTCAAAGGATAATTAGATAGTGGATTAAGTATGTGATCATAGTAGATGTTTATTTCTCCCGCACTTTCGTAGGAGTTTATATACATTGAAAAATGGTTCATAAGTTATGTGTTCAGCTAATTGTGAACTACTCATCGTTAACATATTCAGTGTATGtgattaggttgatgttttaatcACTTCATATGTTTCATTGTTAAAGGTGTAGAGTAATACAAGTctagtgagcaacttggagtgacatttTTCATGTTTGAATAGTCTTTATTTAGATAGCTTGTAGCtttattttgtcattaattttcaGAAATCAAAAATTAAATCTTTATATGCTTTTATATGCTCTAAGTGTAAACAATCTTTACCTCCCTGAGtacctgtggatcgacacttgaaatactactacgatactgtaatcttttaatattataatattattacagttaattaattaaacttgataATTTGTGTGCACTTGTCTAGATACTCTAAAATACATACTCTAAAATACgcataaagtaaaaaaaaaagtattaatAAGGCTACTTTTAAATGGACATATATTTGTAATTGTCCATCTGAGATGTCATGTATAAGATTCGAATATCAACTAGAGATaaagaaaaatcaaatcatTAATATACACACAACACATGATTAAATATTCCCGTCCAATTAAAGGCATTAAGACCGGAAAATCTAAAAGCTATACATATATATCATTATTATAGAAGCAAACGCACGGTTGAGATAAGTATTAGCGTATAATATGAAAGTGGGGTCGTTTGGTCTAGGGTTTATGGTGAAGTAAGTAGGTCTACCTAATAATAGCATAGTGGATATACAATTTTAATAGCTGAATAACAACAAATTAATAGACCACATGTTCCCTTTACTCACTGCACTCTGCCACATCCTTGCTTATGTTGATTTCGAAAGTTTATCAACTTAATCAACAAAATACTTCTTTTCCCAAACCCCACAAACTTACTTAATTTATGATTAATATCAAATGGTTATTAATTAGTTGAAAGGTCATTTTTAGCGCAAAACTAGTTCACTCTTTTTGGGAAAGAAGATGACAAAATGGAGCCTCCCTAGTTGGTGACttaataaattgaattatttcatTAGAAACTAAATTTAGTAGGAAGAAAAAGAATCGGAAAAAATCTATCCAAAGGCGTGTATTAATGTAATTCATGGCCCAAATTTCAATGACAGTTCAAACGCTATattataaagaaaatatttatatttcaagttTGGTTTAATTCATTGTTTTTTGTGTACTGCTGTATTGGTTATAGTGATTAATGAGTACTTTAGTTTTATTAGGCACAAAGCAAgaccttttttttcatttttgaatcATATATTGATTGTTAACTATATGTTACCAAGtaagaaaaaaacaataaagtgatCATAAGTTTGAATGAACCATTATTGCTGGAAAGTATGAGTAGAAGtagaaacaaattaaattaagttcATTAGTACTAAAAGAAACGAAAGATATCATTAATAATTCTTCTAGAAAAAGTCATGAAGGAAAAAACAATTTTAGTGAAGCGGAATGTATTCACTTTCAAACTTCATTTCGGCGTTGAGGCAATATTCTGAGATGACAACAAaagcttttaattaaaatatagaagAATAAATTTTCGATGCTCTATTTTGATTTGTTGTTCGAAATTCCAGACACGACTCGGCCATTATTCCAAcagtataattttttgttttttatattaatacatTGAACTGCAAAGTATGTTTGAAAAGAAAGTTTTGAATGAAAAGGGCGAACCTAGGGATTGAGGTGATgcaattattttatgttttcattttcatcgcTCAAGTTCAAAACTTGATAATAAAAGAAGggatatataataaaatatttagctTTTAGTTGCCTTGTGTTAATTAATCGCATTTAATATATGAATATATCTATGGCTATGGAATGGTATTTACATACTATACTAAataaaaatcagaataaatatACAATAATGCATTAATTACAGCGAGGTAACATTTCTGAAAAGGGCTTTTTAAGATGGACAAAAATGGGCTTCCTTTTGGAAACTAGCCCATTTTTTAATTGCTGAAACTATATCGTATTACTCAATAAAATACGTTTTGCAGCATAAATGTCTAGAATAGTTTGGCTTGGCTATTCTTAGGTAAGTTTTGTTACGTCGGAGTGTAcggtatgagttttaatgcaaaattggtaaaataagaaaaaaaagttaagAATAAAAGTAAGTTAAAGTATTGTTATTGAAAAATAAGATTCTTATTAATTAAAAAGAGAAATTTGCCATAAATAGATTGAAACTAATATGATGAATGGcacaaaatgtaaaaatatgTCTATTTTCCGTGGAATGAGTAAGCATGTGATAATTGAAAAAAAGGGGGAACTTTGGCTCATGTAAATTCCATGTAGTACTGTTGTATTTAAATTGATTGATTATTGTGTAAGATAAATGGAATAAttatgactaaaataaaaaaaaatatttccatacCATGCAAAAATGTGTAGTACAAAAAGTTGATGACTCATAGTTTAACTTATAGTGATCTAATGTAATTAACAGGCTAGCAAACAAccatctttaaaaaaatcaacaaaaaacatatacataaaaaaaatctctCTTTAATTAGGCTCTGAAACTTTCTGTCCTTGAATGTATGGCCAAAACTGATGATACGTTCGGACAATATATGCAGTGCAGACCAAGAACACCTTATAGTATAAAGTATActagtatgtgtgtgtgtgtgtgttatacATAAACAagaatacatataatatataggACACTGTATCCAAAATTTGAAGCATGATGACCAAGTATGCTTCCACTAATTTATTATCTCCATATAATAAATAATCTTCTTTAGAGAATAACTTTTCTGATCAGCCAAGTATAATGTAGCTCAGCAATAATTAATGAAACATTTATACACTATCTAGCTGATGCATGGCTAGTATTCAGTTATACAAACCAGGCAATCGAGAAACATCCAGTATATATGAAATCTACCATAATCATCATTAGTTTTTTGTTTTGAGACAATTACATCAAATAATTGAATCAAACACCAAGAATGATCATAGCTACATATATAACATGTGTTTATCAAGCACTAAATATTCTCACTTAGTCACTTGATCTACACTTAAATCGTGAGTTTTTGCTGCACTTATCTGAAGCTAGCATCAGATCACTTACACTGTAAATGAACTAACTATAGTTACTTCTACTAATTAATGACTTCGAATCACCAACAAAATCAATAACATACAACTAGCTAGAAAAATAGCAGAACTTACTATCCACAAAACTTAGTAATAATGGAACGAAAAATAAGAAACAGAATTAGGAATTTTGGACAGACATTGGATACTATAATTAGTTTAGGTGCCCCTTCTTAATTATAAGTAGCAATTTTTGTTAAATTAAAAGAAGTATAGCAATTAATTTCAAGATCATAGAAATTAGAACTTTCTGCAGGGTATCAATCAGTATATCATGGTCGATCACAAGAGTTAGTTACAACTTACAACCTAGGAAAAAGGGACAAAATGTACAAGAATGTCAGTGAAACAGAATCTAGCAATTTAGGTTTTATACCGCAAGGGGAAAGTATTACAGTGACTTAATTAGGTTTTAGATGTAGGTGTTAATAGCAAATGAGCAAAACCTGCAGCTAAGTATGAATAAAAAGTAAGCTAGGGAGTACTAAATTATttctattatttatatttatccaAACTCCAAAGTCACACTTACACATGATCTAAGAAAACAATCATAGGCGGCGGTGAACATTTTCCGACTGCACAAGCATTTCTAGGGTTTCCAATTTCACCATCAATTTTGCAGACAAAAGCCACTAATACAAAAATTGGATGATCATGTATTCTGGCAATAAAGCCCTAAATATATAGAAatcaatcattcaatccaaTATTAATGGTGAATATATCTGAATGCAACTGACTCGAGATCATCTTGAAACGGCCATTGCCTCTCCTCCGACTCCATCTCCCCCGAATCGAAGCTCCCAAAGGACTGATTATTAGCAGAAGAAGCGTTGGGATTGATCTCCGCCCCACCTCCGAAATAGCCCTTGAAATCCGCACCCAATTGGGGCTGATTTTGATACCAGCTCTGCAAATCAGCATTAGGGTTTGCTGCAGTTGCGATGGAATGAGCTGCTTGCTCCTTCAGAGAAGCCAGCTGAGCTTGCAGATTCACAACCTGATCAACATCAAATTAATCCAATATAAGAAAATGTTGACTTCTCGGATGAGTGAGGAAAGTTGAAAGTTGGAAAGCAGTGTTATCTAatcccaattagtttgaggcatCAGAAACAAATTTGTGTTGGCAGGCTCGGCCCAAAGCACACAATATCCAAAACAGAAAAGTAATCGGAAATCAATTCAAAGTAGGAAAAGGCAAACCTGCTGTTGAAGGGCAAAGATGTGAGAAACGCAGCCGTAGATGGGATCTTGGAGCCTGGCTTGGGCTTCGTAGGCGATGGTGACGGCGGCCTCGCAGCGGTCGGAGATGGGGAGGTGGGCGAGGAGCTTGGAGACATTGCTAGCGCCGAAGACCTTGTGAATGGCTGAGAAATGAGCGGCGCCTTGTTCGTGGCAGAAATAGGGGGCGAAGACGCAGCCCCTCACGCATTTTCTTCTCAAGAATTTGCAGGCGCCACAAGGGGAACCTGTTCCTGTCATATTCATGGattgtattttttgttgttgtgttgGTGTTGATTGAATGTTTTTGTAGCTAAGTATAGTAGTTGGGAATGATTTGGGTGTGATGAGGAGTTGATTGCACCATGGTTTATAAGGACAACAGAGGGGAGGGAGAGAGGTTGGATGATCTATATTTTATTACAATTTGTCGCCTTATTGGGTAAcatataactatttttttatttagtgaAAAAATATACTTTTCCATAATTCAAATCCCACGTtaattaatagaatatgagtatAATGGTTTTGATGACGCTCAAGACTATAGGCGACTCCGTTGGCATTAGAATTGCCAAAACAGAATACAGAACCGGAATGGCGCGAAATTCACATGATGGACATTGTTTAGAGGACGACAAAGGTAATAAACTGTTTTTCCGAATTTagctttaattttatatatagtttCGTTATATTTCCATTTGAGTCCATAGGATTTCCTAAGCActtataaatagtactccctccgtctcacaataattgtcactctttttgtGGACACGGgctttaagaaatgtaaagaatagttaGTTGGAAAAGTTACTGAAATGTATGACCTACTTACCATTCATGGTAAAAATGAactgtgacaattattgtgggacggatcgaaatggaaaagagtgacaattattgtgagacggaggAAAGTAGTAGATTTCATTGTTTTAAAGTCAGATTTCGATTAATAGGAACAGTTTCATTTTCAAGTAACTAGAATTTCATTGATTACTTATCCAATTTAATTATTCTATGCATCTGATTTAGTGGTGtgtgaaatatatttataaaattttaaattatggatgtcccaaaataataaattgtgacTTTATTTTATGAATGTATGGGTAGTCTTTGACCCTTCGTCCAGATTTTATGCTCCAACTCAGAATCCTTAAAGGATGATTGCTCATTGGGTTATAGAGTACCATTGTTCATTCGTTTTGTTTTTATTCTCCTTTATCAGAAATCAGAATATTTTCTTCTGACATAGTCAATCAT
It contains:
- the LOC121771922 gene encoding LOB domain-containing protein 29-like; the encoded protein is MNMTGTGSPCGACKFLRRKCVRGCVFAPYFCHEQGAAHFSAIHKVFGASNVSKLLAHLPISDRCEAAVTIAYEAQARLQDPIYGCVSHIFALQQQVVNLQAQLASLKEQAAHSIATAANPNADLQSWYQNQPQLGADFKGYFGGGAEINPNASSANNQSFGSFDSGEMESEERQWPFQDDLESVAFRYIHH